A window of the Diabrotica undecimpunctata isolate CICGRU chromosome 1, icDiaUnde3, whole genome shotgun sequence genome harbors these coding sequences:
- the LOC140450678 gene encoding uncharacterized protein isoform X1: MGGFVAQDHRGRHEPINKTPEAVLDRVREHIKSFPCYESHYSRSKTAKKYLGPELSREKMYKLYTLKCEEDHIPNNEIVKLWLYKKIFNNDFNLAFKSVSVDTCDSCDRFMLQLKNCSEQETITLRRNYEQHLQEAESRYKMKANDKNESKKSAGKTKIIMCDLQKCLPTPCLTNNQSFYKLKLWTINFTIYDATENKSYCLIWDESEAGRGGHEIASALTKWAMTVLSQTDVEELVIWSDNCPSQNRNVMVMMSYFWLFNICPNLKVVNHKYLLRGHTHLEADQVHAIIERSVKKQPTMQIVTPWDWQQLISSVGAQVIKMDKDDFKNFEVLYSQSQSPFISKKKNADNNNFLISNVVQFQVKKDTPTIIFYKEAFEEIRPKELHVARRTATAINIPEQLPLRYQKPKGITQKKKDHLLILLQWIPSQFQEFYRNLVVTTKKVDDSDDE, encoded by the coding sequence ATGGGAGGCTTTGTGGCACAAGACCATAGGGGAAGGCATGAACCAATTAATAAAACACCAGAAGCGGTTTTGGATCGAGTACGAGAGCACATTAAGTCGTTTCCGTGCTACGAAAGTCATTATTCTCGATCCAAAACTGCCAAGAAATATCTAGGACCAGAATTGAGCCGTGaaaaaatgtacaaattatataCCTTAAAGTGTGAAGAAGACCACATTCCAAATAATGAAATTGTTAAATTATGGctgtataaaaaaattttcaataatgattttaatttagcatttaAATCGGTTTCCGTGGATACTTGTGATAGTTGCGATCGGTTTATGCTACAATTAAAAAACTGTTCCGAGCAAGAAACAATAACATTACGGCGAAATTATGAACAACATCTTCAAGAAGCAGAAAGTCGATACAAAATGAAAGCAAACGATAAAAATGAAAGCAAAAAATCagctggaaaaactaaaattataatgtGTGATTTGCAGAAATGCTTGCCTACGCCCtgtttgacaaataaccaaagttTCTACAAGCTGAAATTATGGACTATAAATTTCACGATATACGACGCCACAGAAAATAAATCGTATTGCCTTATCTGGGACGAATCCGAAGCTGGAAGGGGTGGCCATGAAATTGCCTCGGCATTAACTAAATGGGCTATGACAGTTCTATCACAAACTGATGTGGAAGAATTGGTTATTTGGTCAGATAATTGCCCTAGTCAAAACCGCAATGTTATGGTAATGATGAGCTACTTTTGGCTTTTCAATATCTGCCCTAATTTAAAAGTAGTTAACCATAAATATTTACTGAGAGGACACACTCATTTAGAAGCTGACCAAGTGCACGCTATAATTGAAAGATCTGTAAAAAAACAGCCAACAATGCAGATCGTAACGCCTTGGGATTGGCAGCAATTAATCAGTTCCGTAGGTGCTCAGGTGATTAAAATGGACAAGGATGACTTCAAAAATTTTGAAGTACTTTACTCTCAATCTCAATCCCCATtcatcagtaaaaagaaaaatgccGACAATAATAATTTCCTCATTTCAAACGTAGTCCAATTCCAAGTAAAAAAAGACACACCGAccataattttttataaagagGCTTTTGAAGAAATTAGACCCAAAGAATTACACGTCGCTAGAAGAACAGCAACTGCGATCAATATTCCAGAGCAGTTACCACTACGATATCAAAAACCAAAAGGGATCACACAAAAGAAAAAGGATCACTTACTAATCCTTTTACAATGGATCCCCAGTCAGTTTCAGGAGTTCTATAGAAATTTAGTTGTTACTACAAAAAAAGTTGATGATAGCGATGatgaataa